In Camelina sativa cultivar DH55 chromosome 16, Cs, whole genome shotgun sequence, a single window of DNA contains:
- the LOC104753929 gene encoding phosphopantothenoylcysteine decarboxylase subunit VHS3-like: protein MELEQQGLRLSLVLGNASVLKCTALALTATVVSSLLELFAQVAVLKGDVLENGYEVVDAVEGNGNNNDDAGDDDDGEDEECGADDAEGKETKKGPVSDPDLNGEAGDDDDDEPEGDDGNDDDDDDDENHENDDDDDDDDDDEDENEDGGEEDDDEEAEVEEEEEEEDDXEGVYNNNSYIS, encoded by the exons atggaGTTGGAACAACAAGGTTTGAGGTTGTCTCTGGTTCTTGGTAACGCTTCAGTGCTGAAGTGCACCGCTTTGGCTTTAACGGCTACTGTGGTCTCCTCTTTGCTAGAGCTCTTCGCTCAg GTCGCAGTCTTGAAGGGTGATGTTTTAGAGAATGGATACGAGGTGGTTGATGCAGTGGAAGGGAATGGAAACAACAATGATGAtgctggtgatgatgatgatggagaagatgaagaatgcGGTGCAGATGATGCAGAAGGAAAGGAGACAAAGAAAGGACCTGTAAGTGATCCTGATTTGAATGGTGAAgctggagatgatgatgatgatgaacctgAAGGGGATGACGgtaatgatgacgatgatgatgatgatgagaaccATGAgaacgacgacgatgatgatgatgatgatgatgatgaagatgagaatgaagatggtggtgaagaagacgacgatgagGAGGCAGAggtagaggaggaggaagaggaagaagatgacgNTGAGGgtgtgtataataataatagctATATTAGTTGA
- the LOC104751854 gene encoding UBP1-associated proteins 1A-like, giving the protein MAKTLEKSKKRRLVKSKSKKTDKKQKTSEQEQQPESSTPYSSSSSSSDDSSDSESEKEEFEYDPEELRDLLRPYSKEQLVDLVCSAAKIGSSIYSAVVEAADRDVTHRKIFVYGLPWETTREAFVEVFEGYGEIEECTVVIDKVTGKAKGFGFVVFKTRKGAKEALKEPRKRILNRTATCQLASLGPAASGKGHDQAGPVKISLGSMGNHGQPQQPQGQHMFNGGGMAASPFMLGNQYNPYIGTGMLGNPALSAVGGGYMYPMLAGALAHGGMGSDMLLQSSQMGGIGEPGVGVAGVSVPGNYFRGQSLPNNNAYPDSDTGKRGAGKDADPGGSSFQGYSNYSCYACT; this is encoded by the exons ATGGCGAAAACCctagagaaatcaaagaagcGCAGACTCGTgaaatccaaatccaagaaaacaGATAAGAAGCAGAAGACTAGCGAACAAGAACAGCAACCTGAATCCTCGACGCCATATTCAAGTTCAAGCTCCAGCTCTGATGATTCTAGCGATTCAGaatcagagaaagaagagttcGAATACGACCCGGAGGAGCTACGAGACCTTCTACGACCTTATTCCAAGGAACAGCTCGTCGACCTCGTTTGTTCCGCCGCGAAGATCGGTTCCTCCATCTATTCCGCCGTCGTAGAAGCCGCAGACCGTGATGTCACACATAGAAAAATCTTCGTTTATGGACTTCCATGGGAGACGACTCGCGAGGCTTTTGTTGAAGTCTTTGAAGGCTATGGAGAGATTGAAGAGTGTACCGTCGTTATAGATAAGGTTACTGGTAAGGCCAAAGGGTTCGGATTTGTTGTGTTTAAGACTAGGAAAGGAGCTAAAGAAGCGCTTAAGGAACCGAGGAAGAGGATTCTTAATAGAACAGCTACGTGTCAGCTTGCTTCATTGGGGCCTGCGGCGTCTGGGAAGGGCCATGATCAAGCGGGTCCGGTGAAGATTAGTTTAGGTTCGATGGGTAATCATGGCCAGCCCCAGCAGCCTCAAGGGCAACATATGTTTAACGGTGGTGGAATGGCTGCATCGCCGTTTATGTTAGGGAACCAGTACAATCCGTATATTGGAACCGGAATGTTGGGGAATCCAGCTTTATCAGCAGTTGGAGGAGGCTACATGTATCCCATGTTAGCCGGTGCTCTGGCTCATGGTGGTATGGGTTCTGATATGTTGTTACAGTCGAGTCAGATGGGTGGGATTGGTGAGCCAGGCGTTGGTGTTGCTGGTGTTTCAGTTCCTGGCAACTACTTTAGAGGTCAGAGTCTACCTAATAATAATGCTTATCCTGATTCTGATACCGGGAAAAGAGGGGCGGGTAAAGATGCGGATCCTGGTGGTTCCTCCTTTCAAGGCTACTCAAACTATTCATG CTATGCATGTACATGA
- the LOC104753927 gene encoding pentatricopeptide repeat-containing protein At2g22070-like isoform X2 encodes MDAPVPLSLSTLLELCTNLLQKSVNKSNGRFTAQLVHCRVIKSGLFFSVYLINNLMNVYSKTGYALHARKLFDEMPLRTAFSWNTVLSAYAKRGDMDSTCEFFDRLPQKDSVSWTTMVVGYKNIGQYHKALRTMGEMMKEGIEPTQFTLTNVLASVAATRCLETGKKVHSFIVKLGLRCNVSVSNSLLNMYAKCGDPMMAKVVFDRMVVRDISSWNAMIALHMQVGQMDLAMERFEQMAERDIVTWNSMIAGYNQRGYDLRALDMFSKMLKDSMLSPDRFTLASVLSACANLEKLCIGKQIYSHIVTTGFDISGIVLNALISMYSKCGGVETARRLIEQRGTADLKIEGFTALLDGYIKLGDMNQAKLIFDSLKDRDVVVWTAMIVGYEQHGLYGEAINLFRSMVGGGQRPNSYTLAAMLSVASSLASLGHGKQIHGSAVKSGEIHSVSVSNALITMYAKAGNITSARRAFDLIRSERDTVSWTSMIIALAQHGHAEEALELFETMLMEGLRPDHITFVGVFSACTHAGLVNQGRQYFHIMKDVYKIEPTLSHYACMVDLFGRAGLLQEAL; translated from the coding sequence ATGGATGCTCCGGTTCCACTCTCGTTATCTACTCTCTTGGAACTCTGCACTAATCTCCTGCAAAAATCTGTAAACAAGTCCAATGGTCGTTTCACAGCGCAACTAGTTCATTGTCGCGTTATCAAATCGGGTCTCTTTTTCAGTGTTTACCTGATTAATAATCTAATGAACGTCTACTCAAAGACCGGTTACGCTCTTCACGCACGCAagctgttcgacgaaatgcctctGAGAACAGCTTTTTCATGGAACACGGTTCTTTCTGCCTATGCTAAACGAGGAGATATGGATTCGACATGTGAGTTCTTTGATCGGTTGCCTCAAAAGGATTCGGTTTCGTGGACCACGATGGTTGTTGGGTATAAGAACATTGGTCAGTATCATAAGGCTTTAAGAACTATGGGGGAAATGATGAAGGAAGGGATTGAGCCGACCCAGTTTACGCTTACGAATGTGCTTGCATCGGTTGCTGCAACTCGGTGTTTGGAGACAGGTAAAAAGGTTCATTCTTTCATCGTTAAGCTTGGCCTTCGTTGTAACGTTTCCGTCTCGAATTCGCTGCTTAATATGTATGCAAAATGTGGTGATCCAATGATGGCAAAAGTTGTTTTTGATAGAATGGTGGTTAGAGACATCTCAAGCTGGAATGCTATGATTGCGTTACATATGCAGGTTGGTCAGATGGATCTTGCTATGGAGCGATTCGAGCAAATGGCTGAGCGCGATATAGTCACTTGGAATTCTATGATTGCTGGTTACAATCAGAGAGGGTATGATCTCAGAGCTCTAGATATGTTTTCCAAGATGCTGAAGGATTCTATGTTGTCACCTGATAGATTCACTCTGGCGAGTGTGTTGTCTGCTTGTGCCAATCTTGAGAAACTTTGTATTGGGAAGCAGATTTATTCTCATATTGTTACAACTGGATTTGATATCTCTGGAATTGTGTTAAACGCCTTGATCTCGATGTATTCGAAGTGTGGAGGGGTTGAGACTGCCAGGAGACTGATAGAACAGAGAGGAACTGCTGATCTCAAGATCGAAGGTTTTACAGCTTTACTTGATGGGTATATTAAGCTTGGAGATATGAATCAAGCTAAGTTGATATTTGATTCGTTGAAAGATCGTGATGTAGTTGTATGGACCGCCATGATTGTTGGATACGAGCAACATGGTTTGTATGGTGAAGCTATAAACCTTTTCAGATCAATGGTTGGAGGTGGGCAGAGACCAAACAGTTACACGCTTGCGGCAATGTTAAGTGTAGCTTCAAGTTTGGCATCATTAGGTCATGGAAAGCAAATCCATGGGAGTGCTGTCAAGTCAGGGGAAATTCATTCGGTTTCTGTCAGCAACGCGTTGATAACAATGTACGCAAAGGCGGGTAACATTACATCGGCAAGGCGGGCATTTGATTTGATACGCAGCGAAAGAGATACAGTATCTTGGACGTCCATGATTATAGCATTGGCACAGCACGGTCATGCAGAAGAAGCACTCGAGCTCTTTGAGACAATGCTGATGGAAGGACTAAGACCTGATCACATAACATTTGTTGGTGTTTTCTCTGCCTGTACTCACGCTGGTTTGGTCAACCAAGGCCGTCAATACTTCCACATAATGAAGGACGTTTATAAGATTGAACCTACCCTTAGCCACTACGCTTGTATGGTGGACCTGTTTGGACGGGCTGGTTTATTGCAGGAAGCACTATAG
- the LOC104753927 gene encoding pentatricopeptide repeat-containing protein At2g22070-like isoform X1, with product MDAPVPLSLSTLLELCTNLLQKSVNKSNGRFTAQLVHCRVIKSGLFFSVYLINNLMNVYSKTGYALHARKLFDEMPLRTAFSWNTVLSAYAKRGDMDSTCEFFDRLPQKDSVSWTTMVVGYKNIGQYHKALRTMGEMMKEGIEPTQFTLTNVLASVAATRCLETGKKVHSFIVKLGLRCNVSVSNSLLNMYAKCGDPMMAKVVFDRMVVRDISSWNAMIALHMQVGQMDLAMERFEQMAERDIVTWNSMIAGYNQRGYDLRALDMFSKMLKDSMLSPDRFTLASVLSACANLEKLCIGKQIYSHIVTTGFDISGIVLNALISMYSKCGGVETARRLIEQRGTADLKIEGFTALLDGYIKLGDMNQAKLIFDSLKDRDVVVWTAMIVGYEQHGLYGEAINLFRSMVGGGQRPNSYTLAAMLSVASSLASLGHGKQIHGSAVKSGEIHSVSVSNALITMYAKAGNITSARRAFDLIRSERDTVSWTSMIIALAQHGHAEEALELFETMLMEGLRPDHITFVGVFSACTHAGLVNQGRQYFHIMKDVYKIEPTLSHYACMVDLFGRAGLLQEAL from the exons ATGGATGCTCCGGTTCCACTCTCGTTATCTACTCTCTTGGAACTCTGCACTAATCTCCTGCAAAAATCTGTAAACAAGTCCAATGGTCGTTTCACAGCGCAACTAGTTCATTGTCGCGTTATCAAATCGGGTCTCTTTTTCAGTGTTTACCTGATTAATAATCTAATGAACGTCTACTCAAAGACCGGTTACGCTCTTCACGCACGCAagctgttcgacgaaatgcctctGAGAACAGCTTTTTCATGGAACACGGTTCTTTCTGCCTATGCTAAACGAGGAGATATGGATTCGACATGTGAGTTCTTTGATCGGTTGCCTCAAAAGGATTCGGTTTCGTGGACCACGATGGTTGTTGGGTATAAGAACATTGGTCAGTATCATAAGGCTTTAAGAACTATGGGGGAAATGATGAAGGAAGGGATTGAGCCGACCCAGTTTACGCTTACGAATGTGCTTGCATCGGTTGCTGCAACTCGGTGTTTGGAGACAGGTAAAAAGGTTCATTCTTTCATCGTTAAGCTTGGCCTTCGTTGTAACGTTTCCGTCTCGAATTCGCTGCTTAATATGTATGCAAAATGTGGTGATCCAATGATGGCAAAAGTTGTTTTTGATAGAATGGTGGTTAGAGACATCTCAAGCTGGAATGCTATGATTGCGTTACATATGCAGGTTGGTCAGATGGATCTTGCTATGGAGCGATTCGAGCAAATGGCTGAGCGCGATATAGTCACTTGGAATTCTATGATTGCTGGTTACAATCAGAGAGGGTATGATCTCAGAGCTCTAGATATGTTTTCCAAGATGCTGAAGGATTCTATGTTGTCACCTGATAGATTCACTCTGGCGAGTGTGTTGTCTGCTTGTGCCAATCTTGAGAAACTTTGTATTGGGAAGCAGATTTATTCTCATATTGTTACAACTGGATTTGATATCTCTGGAATTGTGTTAAACGCCTTGATCTCGATGTATTCGAAGTGTGGAGGGGTTGAGACTGCCAGGAGACTGATAGAACAGAGAGGAACTGCTGATCTCAAGATCGAAGGTTTTACAGCTTTACTTGATGGGTATATTAAGCTTGGAGATATGAATCAAGCTAAGTTGATATTTGATTCGTTGAAAGATCGTGATGTAGTTGTATGGACCGCCATGATTGTTGGATACGAGCAACATGGTTTGTATGGTGAAGCTATAAACCTTTTCAGATCAATGGTTGGAGGTGGGCAGAGACCAAACAGTTACACGCTTGCGGCAATGTTAAGTGTAGCTTCAAGTTTGGCATCATTAG GTCATGGAAAGCAAATCCATGGGAGTGCTGTCAAGTCAGGGGAAATTCATTCGGTTTCTGTCAGCAACGCGTTGATAACAATGTACGCAAAGGCGGGTAACATTACATCGGCAAGGCGGGCATTTGATTTGATACGCAGCGAAAGAGATACAGTATCTTGGACGTCCATGATTATAGCATTGGCACAGCACGGTCATGCAGAAGAAGCACTCGAGCTCTTTGAGACAATGCTGATGGAAGGACTAAGACCTGATCACATAACATTTGTTGGTGTTTTCTCTGCCTGTACTCACGCTGGTTTGGTCAACCAAGGCCGTCAATACTTCCACATAATGAAGGACGTTTATAAGATTGAACCTACCCTTAGCCACTACGCTTGTATGGTGGACCTGTTTGGACGGGCTGGTTTATTGCAGGAAGCACTATAG
- the LOC104753930 gene encoding phosphopantothenoylcysteine decarboxylase subunit VHS3-like, whose translation RSCETKACFWLSDEVHLKLQVAVLKGDVLENGYEVVDAVEGNGNNNDDAGDDDDGEDEECGADDAEGKETKKGPVSDPDLNGEAGDDDDDEPEGDDGNDDDDDDDENHENDDDDDDDDDDEDENEDGGEEDDDEEAEVEEEEEEEDDEEALQPPKKRKK comes from the coding sequence AGATCATGTGAAACAAAAGCTTGTTTTTGGTTAAGTGATGAAGTCCATTTGAAGTTGCAGGTCGCAGTCTTGAAGGGTGATGTTTTAGAGAATGGATACGAGGTGGTTGATGCAGTGGAAGGGAATGGAAACAACAATGATGAtgctggtgatgatgatgatggagaagatgaagaatgcGGTGCAGATGATGCAGAAGGAAAGGAGACAAAGAAAGGACCTGTAAGTGATCCTGATTTGAATGGTGAAgctggagatgatgatgatgatgaacctgAAGGGGATGACGgtaatgatgacgatgatgatgatgatgagaaccATGAgaacgacgacgatgatgatgatgatgatgatgatgaagatgagaatgaagatggtggtgaagaagacgacgatgagGAGGCAGAggtagaggaggaggaagaggaagaagatgacgagGAAGCACTTCAGCCaccaaagaagaggaagaagtga
- the LOC104753928 gene encoding pentatricopeptide repeat-containing protein At2g22070-like: MPLRTAFSWNTVLSAYAKRGDMDSTCEFFDRLPQKDSVSWTTMVVGYKNIGQYHKALRTMGEMMKEGIEPTQFTLTNVLASVAATRCLETGKKVHSFIVKLGLRCNVSVSNSLLNMYAKCGDPMMAKVVFDRMVVRDISSWNAMIALHMQVGQMDLAMERFEQMAERDIVTWNSMIAGYNQRGYDLRALDMFSKMLKDSMLSPDRFTLASVLSACANLEKLCIGKQIYSHIVTTGFDISGIVLNALISMYSKCGGVETARRLIEQRGTADLKIEGFTALLDGYIKLGDMNQAKLIFDSLKDRDVVVWTAMIVGYEQHGLYGEAINLFRSMVGXKDGFCSCRDYW, encoded by the coding sequence atgcctctGAGAACAGCTTTTTCATGGAACACGGTTCTTTCTGCCTATGCTAAACGAGGAGATATGGATTCGACATGTGAGTTCTTTGATCGGTTGCCTCAAAAGGATTCGGTTTCGTGGACCACGATGGTTGTTGGGTATAAGAACATTGGTCAGTATCATAAGGCTTTAAGAACTATGGGGGAAATGATGAAGGAAGGGATTGAGCCGACCCAGTTTACGCTTACGAATGTGCTTGCATCGGTTGCTGCAACTCGGTGTTTGGAGACAGGTAAAAAGGTTCATTCTTTCATCGTTAAGCTTGGCCTTCGTTGTAACGTTTCCGTCTCGAATTCGCTGCTTAATATGTATGCAAAATGTGGTGATCCAATGATGGCAAAAGTAGTTTTTGATAGAATGGTGGTTAGAGACATCTCAAGCTGGAATGCTATGATTGCGTTACATATGCAGGTTGGTCAGATGGATCTTGCTATGGAGCGATTCGAGCAAATGGCTGAGCGCGATATAGTCACTTGGAATTCTATGATTGCTGGTTACAATCAGAGAGGGTATGATCTCAGAGCTCTAGATATGTTTTCCAAGATGCTGAAGGATTCTATGTTGTCACCTGATAGATTCACTCTGGCGAGTGTGTTGTCTGCTTGTGCCAATCTTGAGAAACTTTGTATTGGGAAGCAGATTTATTCTCATATTGTTACAACTGGATTTGATATCTCTGGAATTGTGTTAAACGCCTTGATCTCGATGTATTCGAAGTGTGGAGGGGTTGAGACTGCCAGGAGACTGATAGAACAGAGAGGAACTGCTGATCTCAAGATCGAAGGTTTTACAGCTTTACTTGATGGGTATATTAAGCTTGGAGATATGAATCAAGCTAAGTTGATATTTGATTCGTTGAAAGATCGTGATGTAGTTGTATGGACCGCCATGATTGTTGGATACGAGCAACATGGTTTGTATGGTGAAGCTATAAACCTTTTCAGATCAATGGTTGGANTCAAAGATGGGTTTTGTTCATGCCGAGATTATTGGTGA
- the LOC104753931 gene encoding UBP1-associated proteins 1A-like: MAKTLDKSKKRRLVKSKSKKLDKKQKTSEHEQQPESSTPYSSSSSSSDDSSDSESEKEEFEYDPEELRDLLRPYSKEQLVDLVCSAAKIGSSIYSAVVEAADRDVTHRKIFVYGLPWETTREAFVELFEGYGEIEECTVVIDKVTGKAKGFGFVVFKTRKGAKEALKEPRKRILNRTATCQLASLGPAASGKGHDQAGPVKISLGSMGNHGQPQQPQGQHMFNGGGMAASPFMLGNQYNPYIGTGMLGNPALSAVGGGYMYPMLAGALAHGGMGSDMLLQSSQMGGIGEPGVGVAGVSVPGNYFRGQSLPNNNAYPDSDTGKRGAGKDADPGGSSFQGYSNYS, encoded by the exons ATGGCGAAAACCCTAGACAAATCAAAGAAGCGAAGACTCGTgaaatccaaatccaagaaaCTAGATAAGAAGCAGAAGACTAGCGAACATGAACAACAACCTGAATCCTCGACGCCATATTCAAGTTCAAGCTCCAGCTCTGATGATTCTAGCGATTCGGaatcagagaaagaagagttcGAATACGACCCAGAAGAGCTCCGAGACCTTCTACGACCTTATTCCAAGGAACAGCTCGTCGACCTCGTTTGTTCCGCCGCGAAGATCGGTTCCTCCATCTATTCCGCCGTCGTAGAAGCCGCAGACCGTGATGTCACACATAGAAAAATCTTCGTTTATGGACTTCCATGGGAGACGACTCGCGAGGCTTTTGTTGAACTCTTTGAAGGCTATGGTGAGATTGAAGAGTGTACCGTCGTTATAGATAAGGTTACTGGTAAGGCCAAAGGGTTCGGATTTGTTGTGTTTAAGACTAGGAAAGGAGCTAAAGAAGCGCTTAAGGAACCGAGGAAGAGGATTCTTAATAGAACAGCTACGTGTCAGCTTGCTTCATTGGGGCCTGCGGCGTCTGGGAAGGGCCATGATCAAGCGGGTCCGGTGAAGATTAGTTTAGGTTCGATGGGTAATCATGGCCAGCCCCAGCAGCCTCAAGGGCAACATATGTTTAACGGTG GTGGAATGGCTGCATCGCCGTTTATGTTAGGGAACCAGTACAATCCGTATATTGGAACCGGAATGTTGGGGAATCCAGCTTTATCAGCAGTTGGAGGAGGCTACATGTATCCCATGTTAGCCGGTGCTCTGGCTCATGGTGGTATGGGTTCTGATATGTTGTTACAGTCGAGTCAGATGGGTGGGATTGGTGAGCCAGGCGTTGGTGTTGCTGGTGTTTCAGTTCCTGGCAACTACTTTAGAGGTCAGAGTCTACCTAATAATAATGCTTATCCTGATTCTGATACCGGGAAAAGAGGGGCGGGTAAAGATGCGGATCCTGGTGGTTCCTCCTTTCAAGGCTACTCAAACTATTCATG A